Genomic window (Pseudomonas sp. MM211):
TACCGGTGATGTCGCTGGATATCGAACCGGCTGCCAGTTTCCTGCAGCCGGAGATGATGCCCGCTCAGTAGAGGCGTTCGGTGCGGTCGGCTATCAGGGGCCAGGCCGCATCCTTTTCGGAAATGGTGGTCACTGCCAATGGCCAGTCGATGCTCAGGCTCTCGTCGTTGTAACGCAGGCCACGCTCGGCACTCGGCGTATAGGCGCTCGACACCAGATAGCTGACCTCGACATCATCGCTCAGGGTCTGGAAGGAGTGGGCGAAGCCTGGCGGCACGTAGAGCTGGCGCTGGTTATCGGCGCTCAACTCGAAGGCCTCGTGCTGCAGGTAGGTCGAGGAGTTCTCGCGC
Coding sequences:
- the rfbC gene encoding dTDP-4-dehydrorhamnose 3,5-epimerase, encoding MIFHSTTLNDARLIELEPRGDERGYFARTFCAEEFERHGLISHFVQQNTSRSARRGTLRGLHYQMQPHGEAKLVRCTRGVIVDVIVDLRENSSTYLQHEAFELSADNQRQLYVPPGFAHSFQTLSDDVEVSYLVSSAYTPSAERGLRYNDESLSIDWPLAVTTISEKDAAWPLIADRTERLY